Proteins encoded together in one Priestia aryabhattai window:
- a CDS encoding TetR/AcrR family transcriptional regulator, producing MNRGLQKEETKKRIQNAAISLFQQQGYQKTTVSQITHEAGVAKGTFFNYFKTKEEVLHYLGINFTNRISYKLEQLLQTEESTAAIVKQLFLLLAQSNEEANPHLIRSWFHIAITNSSFQQSEILQIEKMRAHFTKVFQTGQDRGELIGDIPAEEMASIAILNFFGTLLYWCTNQPDSIALQERIEKSVTLLFRGFLIHS from the coding sequence ATGAACAGAGGATTACAAAAAGAAGAAACAAAAAAACGCATCCAAAACGCAGCTATCTCTTTATTCCAACAGCAGGGATATCAAAAAACGACTGTGTCTCAAATTACGCATGAAGCGGGTGTAGCAAAAGGAACATTTTTTAATTACTTCAAAACAAAAGAAGAAGTTCTTCACTACCTTGGAATTAATTTTACAAACCGTATCTCCTATAAATTAGAACAGCTCCTTCAAACAGAAGAATCGACTGCTGCCATTGTTAAACAACTGTTTTTATTACTAGCACAATCAAACGAAGAAGCTAACCCTCACCTAATCCGCTCTTGGTTTCATATCGCTATTACCAACAGTTCCTTTCAACAATCTGAAATTCTTCAAATTGAAAAAATGCGTGCTCATTTTACAAAAGTTTTTCAAACAGGACAAGACCGAGGTGAACTTATAGGCGATATCCCTGCTGAAGAAATGGCTTCTATTGCTATACTTAATTTTTTTGGCACGCTTCTCTACTGGTGTACCAACCAACCCGACTCTATTGCCCTTCAAGAAAGGATAGAAAAGTCAGTTACTCTTCTATTTAGAGGGTTTCTTATTCATTCCTAA
- a CDS encoding L,D-transpeptidase family protein gives MRYVVKRGETWQSVSGDYRIPVEDLWMANPFISHSTLTPGQVIVIPNLPDKELIPYTIHVFIAEKQLELRKNNIIQKVYPIAAGKMLSATPTGDFVIVNREPNPGGPFGTMWLSLSKKSYGIHGTNEPSSIGKAVSKGCIRMYNAQVNELAQIVPNGTGVYIRPSRRMAQ, from the coding sequence ATGAGATATGTAGTAAAGCGCGGTGAAACCTGGCAAAGCGTTTCAGGTGACTACCGGATTCCGGTTGAAGACCTTTGGATGGCTAACCCTTTTATAAGCCATAGTACGCTGACGCCTGGGCAAGTAATCGTCATTCCAAACCTCCCCGATAAAGAGCTCATTCCTTACACGATCCACGTGTTCATTGCTGAAAAACAGCTTGAATTAAGAAAAAATAATATCATACAAAAAGTCTATCCCATTGCAGCAGGAAAAATGCTGAGCGCAACCCCTACTGGAGACTTTGTTATCGTTAACCGGGAGCCAAACCCTGGGGGGCCTTTTGGCACAATGTGGCTCAGCTTGTCTAAAAAGTCATATGGCATTCACGGAACAAATGAGCCAAGTTCTATTGGAAAAGCCGTATCCAAAGGATGCATTCGCATGTATAATGCTCAAGTAAATGAGCTAGCTCAAATTGTGCCAAATGGTACTGGTGTTTATATTCGACCTTCTCGACGAATGGCTCAATAG
- a CDS encoding chemotaxis protein, with protein sequence MNQDKGILLESGTNELEIVEFEIGNVLFGINVVKVREIINPVSITPVPNAHSYIEGIIELRGEVLPVVDIAKALKMEPSNTPEKDKLIVTEFNQQKIVFHTHAVTQIHRISWKEIEKPSDLYQGLETQITGVVKLNGQMILLLDFEKLISDVNPDAGINQSKIKKIGTRERSNKKIVVAEDSPLLRRMIEDTLAQAGYENTEFFENGEEAWNYLSSVIDEGVEISGQVQLLITDIEMPQMDGHHLTKKVKENPQLSILPVIIFSSLITEDLRHKGKMVGAEGQVSKPEIGELVELIDLYIL encoded by the coding sequence ATGAATCAAGATAAAGGAATATTGTTAGAAAGTGGTACAAATGAACTGGAAATTGTCGAATTTGAGATAGGAAATGTTTTGTTTGGCATCAATGTAGTAAAGGTTAGAGAGATTATTAATCCAGTATCTATTACACCCGTTCCAAATGCGCATTCTTACATAGAAGGTATTATAGAGCTAAGAGGGGAAGTTCTGCCTGTTGTTGATATAGCAAAAGCGTTAAAAATGGAACCTTCAAATACACCAGAAAAAGATAAGTTAATTGTTACAGAGTTCAATCAGCAAAAAATTGTCTTTCATACTCATGCAGTGACACAAATTCACCGTATTTCTTGGAAAGAAATTGAGAAGCCTTCAGATTTGTATCAAGGTTTGGAAACGCAAATTACTGGAGTGGTGAAATTAAACGGCCAAATGATTCTGCTGTTAGACTTTGAAAAGTTGATTTCTGACGTGAACCCTGATGCGGGTATTAATCAGTCGAAAATAAAAAAGATAGGGACTAGGGAACGATCTAATAAAAAGATTGTCGTGGCTGAAGATTCGCCGCTGCTGCGCCGAATGATTGAAGATACCCTTGCACAAGCCGGTTATGAGAACACGGAATTTTTTGAGAACGGTGAGGAAGCATGGAACTATCTAAGCTCGGTGATCGATGAAGGAGTGGAAATCAGTGGTCAAGTCCAGCTGCTTATTACAGATATAGAAATGCCGCAAATGGATGGACATCATTTAACTAAAAAAGTGAAAGAAAATCCTCAGCTTTCTATACTTCCAGTCATTATTTTCTCTTCTCTTATCACAGAAGATTTACGTCACAAGGGAAAGATGGTAGGAGCGGAAGGACAAGTAAGTAAACCGGAAATCGGAGAGCTTGTTGAGTTGATTGATCTCTATATTTTGTAG
- a CDS encoding RNA degradosome polyphosphate kinase — protein MLESNRTYKQTIQVADSAYYNNRELSWLAFNKRVLEEAVDTKNPLLERFKFLGIFSSNLDEFFMIRVAGLKDQVKAGFSKPENKAGLTPKQQLFSISKQNHDLVKQQYDTYIHTLLPELQKYGVEIITIEKLEKSNLEKLEQYFDEQIFPVLTPIAIDAYRPFPMLLNKSLNLAVVLSENLNDKQQIAEIKGRLAIVQVPSMLTRYIEIATSDSTRLFVLLEDVIAYFIKKLFKGYRVSSVSQFRITRNADMTIHEEDAQDLLKEIEEELQKRKWGAAVRLEIKGPYDQDVLAYLKSVLEIDDEDVYGIEGQLDLTSLFSFYRLLKSTHEELAEKAFIPKLTRELHPDQNSFDQMIQRDILLHHPYESFKPVLDFVNCAADDENVLAIKQTLYRVSGDSPVIKALKRAAAKGKQVTVLVELKARFDEENNVQWAKELEREGCHVIYGMTHLKTHGKITLVVRREGEHIKRFVHLGTGNYNDATAKIYTDISLFTVNRNIGIDAANFFNYLSGYTQKPVYHHLSVAPFDIRNDFLHLIDKEIHYHRQYGNGRIIGKMNSLTDKILIMKLYEASIAGVTIELIVRGACCLRPQIQGVSENIRVRSIVGRFLEHSRIYYFHHNKQGKFFFSSADMMTRNMVKRVEILFPILDTHLKKKVWKWLEVMLADNVKAREQDQEGNYHYVIKKEHEPSINSQEIFCQYALCDNR, from the coding sequence ATGTTAGAAAGTAATCGCACTTATAAGCAAACCATACAAGTAGCTGATTCAGCTTATTATAATAATCGTGAATTGAGCTGGCTGGCCTTTAACAAGCGGGTGTTGGAAGAAGCTGTAGATACGAAAAACCCTTTGCTTGAGCGGTTTAAATTTCTAGGGATTTTCAGTTCGAATCTGGATGAGTTTTTTATGATTCGGGTAGCCGGATTAAAAGATCAAGTGAAAGCTGGATTTAGCAAACCGGAAAACAAAGCAGGCTTAACTCCTAAACAGCAGCTATTCTCTATCTCCAAACAAAACCACGATTTAGTAAAGCAACAGTATGATACGTATATTCACACACTTCTTCCCGAATTACAGAAATACGGTGTGGAAATCATTACGATTGAAAAGCTGGAGAAATCAAACCTAGAAAAGCTTGAACAGTATTTTGACGAGCAAATCTTTCCCGTATTAACTCCTATAGCTATTGATGCCTACCGGCCGTTTCCTATGTTGCTGAATAAAAGCTTGAACTTAGCAGTCGTCCTTTCAGAAAATTTAAATGATAAGCAGCAAATTGCCGAGATAAAAGGAAGACTAGCTATCGTCCAAGTACCTTCGATGCTAACGCGCTATATTGAAATAGCTACGTCAGATTCTACCCGTCTATTTGTATTGCTAGAAGATGTGATTGCCTATTTTATTAAAAAGTTGTTTAAGGGATACCGCGTTTCTTCCGTTTCTCAATTTCGAATTACCCGCAACGCAGATATGACTATTCACGAAGAAGACGCTCAAGACTTACTAAAAGAAATTGAAGAAGAGTTACAGAAGCGAAAATGGGGAGCGGCTGTTCGCCTTGAGATTAAGGGTCCATATGATCAGGATGTACTAGCGTATTTAAAGTCAGTACTTGAAATTGATGATGAAGATGTGTATGGGATCGAAGGACAGCTGGATTTAACCAGTTTATTTTCGTTTTATAGATTACTTAAATCTACGCATGAAGAGTTGGCTGAAAAAGCCTTTATTCCTAAGCTTACAAGAGAGTTACACCCCGATCAAAATAGTTTCGACCAAATGATTCAAAGAGATATTTTGCTTCATCATCCTTATGAATCGTTTAAGCCGGTACTTGATTTTGTTAACTGTGCAGCAGACGATGAAAATGTGCTTGCTATTAAGCAAACGTTATACAGGGTAAGCGGAGATTCTCCCGTTATTAAAGCATTAAAACGCGCGGCTGCAAAAGGTAAACAAGTGACGGTACTAGTTGAACTAAAAGCGAGGTTTGATGAAGAGAATAATGTGCAATGGGCTAAAGAGCTAGAGCGGGAAGGGTGTCACGTGATATATGGAATGACGCATTTAAAAACGCATGGTAAAATTACGCTCGTGGTGAGAAGAGAAGGAGAGCATATTAAACGATTTGTTCATCTTGGTACTGGGAATTACAACGATGCGACGGCAAAGATCTATACGGATATAAGTCTTTTTACTGTCAACCGAAACATCGGGATAGATGCGGCCAATTTTTTTAATTACTTAAGTGGCTATACGCAAAAACCAGTATATCATCATTTATCAGTCGCACCATTTGATATAAGAAATGATTTTCTGCATCTCATTGATAAGGAAATCCATTATCACAGACAGTATGGTAATGGAAGAATCATTGGGAAAATGAACTCGTTGACGGATAAAATTTTAATTATGAAGCTATATGAAGCTTCTATAGCTGGTGTGACAATCGAACTCATTGTTAGAGGAGCGTGCTGCTTGCGCCCTCAAATTCAAGGCGTTAGCGAGAATATAAGGGTAAGAAGCATTGTCGGAAGATTTTTAGAACATAGCCGAATCTATTATTTTCATCATAATAAACAGGGAAAGTTTTTCTTTTCATCTGCAGATATGATGACAAGAAATATGGTGAAACGAGTAGAAATTTTATTTCCTATCTTGGATACACATTTGAAAAAAAAGGTGTGGAAGTGGCTTGAAGTTATGCTTGCTGATAATGTAAAAGCACGAGAACAAGATCAAGAAGGAAATTATCATTACGTCATAAAAAAAGAACATGAGCCTTCTATTAATAGTCAAGAGATCTTTTGCCAATATGCTCTTTGCGACAATCGATAA
- a CDS encoding SDR family oxidoreductase — MDVQLKGKTALVFAASQGLGKAIAARLAEEGANIMLASRSEEKLIQVAEELSYRGSGQVLHKTADVTKTHDIQDVVQYTVDTFGSIDILINNTGGPKAGNFLSLTDEDWKQAFELNLLSYIRIIREVVPAMKKSGGRIVNIASSSIKEPIAGLILSNTFRTGIVGLTKTLASELAEDGILINTVAPGRIATDRVKELDTIRAEKLGVGVSEIEEEMRNQIPLKRYGQPEEFAKAVAFFVSGANSYMTGQSFLIDGGMVKSI; from the coding sequence ATGGATGTTCAATTAAAAGGAAAAACAGCACTTGTATTTGCGGCTAGTCAAGGGCTTGGCAAAGCGATTGCTGCTAGGCTCGCAGAAGAAGGCGCAAACATTATGCTTGCAAGTCGTTCAGAAGAGAAACTAATCCAAGTAGCGGAAGAGCTGTCATACCGTGGAAGCGGACAAGTGTTACATAAAACGGCAGATGTCACAAAAACTCATGATATTCAAGATGTTGTTCAATATACGGTAGATACGTTTGGAAGCATTGACATTTTAATTAATAATACAGGAGGCCCGAAAGCAGGGAACTTCCTTTCGTTAACAGATGAAGATTGGAAGCAAGCATTTGAGTTAAATCTCCTCAGTTATATTCGCATCATTCGTGAGGTAGTACCCGCTATGAAAAAGAGCGGAGGACGTATTGTCAATATTGCTTCTTCTTCCATTAAAGAGCCAATTGCTGGACTTATTCTATCAAATACCTTCCGTACAGGAATCGTGGGGCTTACCAAAACACTCGCTTCGGAATTGGCAGAGGACGGTATCTTAATTAACACGGTTGCACCAGGAAGAATTGCAACAGACCGAGTGAAAGAACTAGATACGATTCGTGCTGAAAAATTGGGAGTAGGCGTTTCAGAAATTGAAGAAGAGATGAGAAATCAAATTCCCCTTAAGCGCTACGGTCAGCCTGAAGAGTTTGCCAAAGCCGTTGCTTTCTTTGTATCGGGAGCGAATTCATATATGACAGGCCAGTCATTTCTAATTGACGGAGGTATGGTGAAATCCATTTAG
- a CDS encoding nitroreductase family protein: MTKDFFDVVNERTSIREYDSSAKLSKEELTELLEATVKSPSAWNLQHWHFVVITDQDAKERLLPIAYNQKQITEAGAVVAILGDLEANKNVDDVYNPLVESGHMTEDVKNILSGQINGAYKNGAFARDAAFTNASLASMTFMLAAKAKGLDTCSMGGFNAQKFVEEFKIEDRYIPVMLISVGKAAKEAHASDRLPLDQVTTWI; the protein is encoded by the coding sequence ATGACAAAAGATTTTTTTGATGTGGTAAATGAACGTACATCGATTCGTGAATATGACTCTTCAGCTAAATTAAGCAAAGAAGAATTAACGGAACTTTTAGAAGCAACAGTGAAGTCACCATCTGCTTGGAACTTACAGCACTGGCATTTTGTTGTTATTACAGACCAAGATGCTAAAGAACGTCTACTTCCAATTGCTTACAACCAAAAACAAATTACAGAAGCAGGCGCTGTAGTAGCTATCTTAGGTGATTTAGAAGCAAATAAAAATGTAGATGACGTGTACAACCCACTAGTTGAATCCGGTCATATGACAGAAGATGTAAAAAATATTTTGTCAGGACAAATTAACGGCGCTTATAAAAACGGTGCTTTTGCTCGCGATGCAGCTTTTACTAATGCTTCTCTTGCATCCATGACGTTCATGCTTGCAGCAAAAGCGAAAGGGTTAGACACTTGTTCAATGGGCGGATTTAACGCACAAAAATTTGTAGAAGAATTTAAAATTGAGGATCGATACATTCCAGTTATGCTTATCTCGGTTGGAAAAGCGGCTAAAGAAGCACACGCTAGCGATCGTTTACCATTAGACCAAGTTACAACTTGGATTTAA
- a CDS encoding Ppx/GppA family phosphatase, whose protein sequence is MTYKHGLIDIGSNTIRLVIYEYKKGRGFKQIENVKVAARLRNYLSKEGVLTAKGIYTLLDTLKTFGVITKHHQLPHVTCVATATIRQATNAKEVLAFVKKETGFSIQLLSEYEEAYYGFVAVIHSTSIEEAITIDIGGGSTEVTYFRNRELVQYHSFPFGALSLRLQFVKGNIPTAEEKVKIRDFVIRHFHTVPWLLNRQVPIVAIGGSARNMVQLHQGFIHYPLAGLHQYEMKLADILHVKSAIGSLSYHNLQKLDRLSKDRADTILPAIEVFQSLYETVNATRFILSRKGLREGVLFKEASDANIQPTYPDVIQQSFQEIMEEFEVSKAYVKQLTRTAIIIFQHLGEQGPVDLKEDDLALLIRAAQVYYIGEYIDAESSSQHTFYVLANRTIDGISHRERLKLALVSSYKGKSSFRQYVAPFKKWLTKEEQKKVQLLGAVLKIATGLHATKRNVVQHIDMKSDEDTVTIKLLCTKNFRPEQYQAEKQKKHLEKVVKKNIVLEFTKL, encoded by the coding sequence TTGACTTATAAGCATGGACTGATTGATATAGGTTCAAATACGATACGCCTTGTTATTTATGAATACAAAAAAGGCAGAGGGTTTAAGCAAATTGAAAACGTGAAAGTAGCTGCACGGCTTCGGAATTATTTAAGTAAAGAAGGAGTGTTAACAGCTAAAGGAATATATACCTTGCTTGATACGCTTAAAACGTTTGGAGTTATTACAAAGCATCATCAGCTGCCGCACGTTACCTGTGTGGCCACAGCCACCATTCGTCAAGCGACTAATGCAAAAGAAGTTCTAGCGTTTGTAAAAAAAGAAACGGGCTTTTCTATTCAACTATTGTCTGAGTATGAAGAAGCGTATTACGGCTTTGTTGCAGTTATTCATTCCACTTCGATCGAAGAAGCCATTACAATTGACATTGGTGGAGGAAGTACGGAAGTTACGTATTTTCGCAATCGTGAGTTAGTGCAGTACCACAGCTTTCCATTCGGTGCCTTGTCTCTACGTCTGCAGTTCGTCAAAGGTAATATCCCCACTGCAGAAGAAAAAGTGAAAATCCGCGATTTCGTGATCCGGCATTTCCATACTGTCCCGTGGCTTTTAAATCGCCAAGTTCCGATTGTAGCAATTGGAGGAAGTGCAAGAAATATGGTGCAATTGCATCAAGGTTTTATCCATTACCCTCTCGCCGGGCTGCATCAATATGAAATGAAGTTAGCTGATATATTGCATGTGAAATCTGCTATAGGCTCATTGTCTTATCACAATCTTCAAAAGCTAGACCGCTTGTCAAAAGATCGTGCGGATACAATTTTGCCAGCGATTGAAGTATTTCAATCGTTATATGAAACAGTGAACGCAACTCGTTTCATCTTAAGCCGCAAAGGCTTGAGAGAAGGGGTGTTATTTAAGGAAGCATCTGATGCTAATATCCAGCCAACGTACCCCGATGTCATACAGCAAAGTTTTCAAGAGATAATGGAAGAGTTTGAAGTAAGTAAAGCTTACGTCAAACAGCTTACGCGCACAGCTATTATAATCTTTCAGCATCTTGGAGAGCAGGGACCGGTTGATTTAAAAGAGGATGACTTAGCGCTTCTTATAAGAGCTGCGCAAGTATATTATATAGGAGAGTATATTGATGCAGAATCAAGCAGCCAGCATACGTTTTATGTGCTTGCTAATCGCACAATAGATGGAATTTCACATAGAGAACGTTTAAAGCTGGCACTTGTTTCTTCATATAAAGGGAAGTCTTCTTTTAGGCAATATGTTGCTCCTTTTAAAAAGTGGTTAACAAAAGAAGAACAAAAAAAAGTCCAGCTGCTCGGTGCGGTTTTAAAAATAGCTACCGGCTTACATGCAACAAAGCGAAATGTTGTTCAACATATTGATATGAAAAGCGATGAAGACACGGTTACGATTAAACTATTATGTACAAAAAACTTTCGTCCTGAACAATATCAGGCTGAAAAACAGAAAAAGCATCTAGAAAAAGTAGTGAAAAAAAATATTGTTCTTGAATTTACTAAGCTTTAG
- the fadH gene encoding 2,4-dienoyl-CoA reductase: MKNKVVIVTGGSSGMGKHMAKRFAEQGAHVVITGRSADRLQETENEIKTFDGQVLSVVMDVRNPEDVERMVQETDKAFGQIDFLVNNAAGNFICAAEDLSINGWNSVINIVLNGTFYCSSAVGKYWIEKGTKGAITNIVATYAWNAGAGVIHSACAKSGVLTMTRTLAVEWGKKYGIRVNAIAPGPIERTGGADKLFESEKMKARTLNSVPLGRLGTPEEIAGLASFLFSDEASYINGECITMDGGQWLNQHPF; the protein is encoded by the coding sequence TTGAAGAACAAGGTCGTAATTGTTACTGGCGGTTCAAGTGGGATGGGAAAACATATGGCGAAGCGATTTGCAGAACAAGGTGCTCATGTGGTAATCACAGGTAGATCAGCCGATCGATTACAAGAGACAGAAAATGAAATTAAAACGTTTGATGGACAGGTACTTTCAGTGGTGATGGATGTACGCAATCCAGAAGATGTTGAACGAATGGTTCAAGAAACAGACAAGGCATTTGGACAAATTGATTTTTTAGTTAATAATGCTGCAGGCAATTTTATATGTGCAGCTGAAGACTTATCCATTAACGGATGGAACAGCGTGATTAATATCGTATTAAATGGTACATTTTATTGCAGTTCTGCAGTAGGGAAATATTGGATCGAGAAAGGTACAAAAGGGGCCATTACAAACATTGTGGCTACATATGCGTGGAACGCAGGAGCAGGTGTTATTCATTCAGCTTGTGCTAAGTCAGGAGTTTTAACCATGACGCGCACGCTCGCAGTGGAGTGGGGAAAGAAATATGGTATACGGGTAAATGCGATTGCGCCGGGGCCGATCGAGCGAACAGGAGGAGCCGATAAGTTATTTGAGTCAGAAAAAATGAAAGCGCGTACATTAAATTCTGTACCTTTAGGACGCCTTGGAACTCCTGAAGAAATAGCAGGATTAGCTAGTTTCTTATTTTCCGATGAAGCGTCTTATATCAATGGGGAATGCATCACAATGGACGGGGGACAGTGGCTAAATCAGCATCCTTTTTAA
- a CDS encoding metallophosphoesterase yields MKKMYTRRSFLKGLASISLGSLLTTSFGYTYAKYIEPRRLQIVRHTITSKNIPKTFNGIKILQFSDIHLGLSYDLLQLEQLMVTINNLKPNIILFTGDLMDVPNEYPHPERIPSVLQRLQAPLGKYAIYGNHDHGGYGTNIYKQAIEDAGFRLLVNEVDTVSMPDKSYIHICGLDDIMLGNPQYEGTLGQLQPDIFSIAMIHEPDVAVKAAPFPVDLQLSGHSHGGQIQIPFYGPLITPPFGTVYPEGMYEVGDSKMKLYVNRGLGTTRIPFRFLATPEITLFTLQST; encoded by the coding sequence ATGAAAAAGATGTATACAAGACGATCTTTTTTGAAAGGACTAGCGTCTATTTCGTTAGGGTCTTTGCTCACCACGTCTTTTGGGTATACATATGCCAAATACATTGAGCCTAGACGCCTGCAAATTGTTCGTCATACAATTACTTCTAAAAATATTCCGAAAACCTTTAACGGAATAAAAATTTTACAATTTAGTGATATTCACCTTGGACTCTCTTACGATTTATTACAACTAGAACAGCTTATGGTGACCATAAATAACTTGAAGCCTAATATCATATTATTTACCGGCGATTTAATGGATGTACCTAATGAATACCCACATCCAGAAAGAATCCCCTCGGTTTTACAGAGGCTTCAGGCTCCTCTTGGAAAATACGCAATATATGGAAATCATGATCATGGGGGGTATGGAACAAATATCTATAAACAAGCCATTGAAGACGCAGGATTTAGACTTCTAGTAAATGAAGTTGACACGGTGTCCATGCCTGATAAAAGCTACATTCATATTTGCGGACTCGATGATATTATGCTTGGGAATCCACAATATGAAGGAACGCTAGGGCAATTACAGCCGGATATCTTTTCTATTGCTATGATTCATGAACCTGACGTTGCTGTCAAAGCAGCTCCTTTTCCAGTTGACCTTCAGCTCTCCGGCCATAGTCATGGAGGACAAATTCAAATTCCTTTTTACGGTCCTTTGATTACACCGCCCTTTGGGACGGTTTACCCTGAAGGAATGTACGAAGTTGGAGATTCTAAAATGAAGCTTTATGTGAATAGAGGCTTAGGAACCACTCGCATTCCTTTTCGTTTTTTAGCTACGCCTGAAATTACGCTTTTCACCTTGCAATCAACATAA
- a CDS encoding YkyB family protein, with translation MSQANGQGSLTPSVSEIAQAIFTVNRHAKAAPDPKQLYMLKKIALDQLILEGKAKKEGLHFSPNPGKSQQKSDVLVSVGDYFFHMPPKKEDFKELSHLGHLNHQYRNPKTTMSLSYAKRLLSKYTGHLVQPAKSPVSTPRKRQAPVFKPLGKSYF, from the coding sequence ATGTCTCAAGCAAATGGACAAGGCTCTTTGACCCCGTCTGTATCTGAGATTGCACAAGCTATTTTCACTGTAAATCGTCACGCAAAAGCTGCTCCTGATCCTAAGCAGTTATACATGTTAAAGAAAATTGCATTAGATCAACTAATTTTAGAAGGAAAAGCAAAAAAAGAAGGACTTCACTTTTCGCCAAATCCTGGTAAAAGTCAACAAAAATCAGATGTACTTGTATCAGTTGGAGACTACTTTTTCCATATGCCTCCAAAGAAAGAAGACTTCAAAGAGTTATCACACCTCGGCCATTTAAACCATCAGTATCGAAATCCCAAAACGACTATGTCATTATCTTATGCGAAGCGCTTATTATCTAAATATACGGGTCATCTCGTACAGCCGGCAAAAAGCCCTGTTTCGACTCCAAGAAAACGGCAAGCACCTGTGTTTAAACCGCTGGGTAAAAGTTATTTTTAA
- a CDS encoding aminotransferase A, whose translation MEHLINKRVKEIELSGIRTFYNMVSQYQDVLSLTIGQPDFLTPQHVKEAAKSAIDDNQTSYTHNAGTIELREAAAQFVKEKYDLHYNPADEIIVTIGASQAIDIALRTILEEDSEVILPGPVYPGYEPLIRLNGAKPIHIDTTKTGFRLTADLIEQHLTSKTRCVILPYPSNPTGVTLSQQELEEIAALLSDKDIFVLSDEIYSELVFNKKHQSIASIASMRDKTIVINGVSKSHSMTGWRIGLLFAPSYLAKHILKVHQYNVSCASSVSQAAALEALTAGKNDAVDMKKEYEQRLNYVYDRLVKMGFDVEKPTGAFYIFPSIQNFHSNSFDFALELVKEAGVALVPGSAFSTHGEGYVRLSYAYSMKTLREACDRIEAYLTSRESR comes from the coding sequence ATGGAGCACTTAATCAATAAACGTGTCAAAGAAATTGAATTATCAGGAATACGTACATTTTATAATATGGTCTCACAATATCAAGATGTTTTATCCCTCACAATTGGACAACCTGACTTCTTAACACCGCAACATGTAAAAGAAGCGGCAAAATCTGCAATTGATGATAACCAAACTTCTTATACCCACAATGCTGGAACAATTGAACTACGCGAGGCAGCAGCTCAATTTGTCAAAGAAAAATATGACTTACACTATAACCCAGCTGATGAAATTATCGTGACCATCGGGGCTAGTCAAGCAATTGATATTGCTCTTCGCACCATTTTAGAAGAAGATTCCGAAGTTATTTTACCTGGACCTGTATATCCGGGATATGAACCGCTTATCCGGTTAAATGGAGCTAAACCTATACATATTGATACAACAAAAACAGGGTTTCGACTAACAGCCGATTTAATCGAACAACATTTGACGTCTAAAACAAGATGTGTCATCTTACCTTATCCGTCTAATCCCACAGGCGTAACGTTATCTCAGCAAGAATTAGAAGAGATTGCTGCTCTTTTAAGTGATAAAGATATTTTTGTATTGTCTGATGAAATATACAGCGAGCTAGTTTTTAATAAAAAGCATCAGTCAATTGCCTCCATTGCATCTATGAGAGACAAAACGATTGTCATTAATGGAGTATCAAAGTCTCATTCTATGACAGGCTGGCGAATCGGCCTTTTATTTGCTCCTTCTTATTTAGCCAAACATATTTTAAAAGTTCATCAATACAACGTGAGCTGTGCTTCTTCTGTCTCCCAAGCAGCTGCACTTGAGGCACTGACAGCAGGCAAAAACGATGCGGTAGATATGAAAAAAGAATACGAACAAAGACTGAATTATGTTTATGATCGACTAGTAAAAATGGGATTTGATGTGGAAAAGCCGACTGGTGCTTTTTATATCTTCCCTTCTATTCAGAACTTCCACAGCAATTCATTTGATTTTGCACTGGAGTTAGTAAAAGAAGCGGGTGTTGCACTAGTACCTGGCAGCGCCTTTTCTACTCACGGTGAAGGATATGTACGCCTATCGTATGCGTATTCCATGAAAACTCTGCGTGAAGCCTGTGATCGAATTGAAGCTTATCTTACATCTCGTGAATCACGTTAA
- a CDS encoding IDEAL domain-containing protein: MSSYRKNMNHYPHSSQYTPYQHYYAKEANRILTTMSTNFNKQYLKSLIDDALDNRDEEQFYELTTAYNKIYNT; encoded by the coding sequence ATGAGTTCTTATCGAAAAAATATGAATCACTATCCTCACTCATCTCAGTACACACCTTACCAACACTATTATGCGAAAGAAGCTAATCGTATTTTAACGACTATGAGTACAAACTTTAATAAACAGTATTTGAAATCTCTTATTGACGATGCATTAGATAACAGAGACGAAGAACAATTTTATGAACTAACAACTGCTTATAATAAGATATATAACACCTAA